A window of the Nycticebus coucang isolate mNycCou1 chromosome 3, mNycCou1.pri, whole genome shotgun sequence genome harbors these coding sequences:
- the SLC27A1 gene encoding long-chain fatty acid transport protein 1 isoform X3, translating into MRAPGAGAASVASLALLWLLGLPWIWSAAAALCVYVGSGGWRFLRIVCKTARRDLFGLSVLIRVRLELRWHQRAGHTIPHIFQAVAQGQPERLALVDASSGVSWTFAQLNTYSNAVANLFLQLGFVPGDVVAIFLEGRPEFVGLWLGLAKAGVEAALLNVNLRREPLAFCLGTSGAKALIFGGEMAAAVAEVSGQLGKSLLKFCSGDLGPEDILPDTHLLDPMLKEASTAPLAQPPSKGMDDRLFYIYTSGTTGLPKAAIVVHSRYYRIAAFGHHAYRMQATDVLYDCLPLYHSAGNIMGVGQCLLYGLTVVLRKKFSASRFWDDCVKYNCTVVQYIGEICRYLLKQPAREAEKRHLVRLAVGNGLRPAIWEEFTQRFGVRQIGEFYGATECNCSIANMDGKVGACGFNSRILPHVYPIKLVKVNEDTMELLRDAQGLCIPCQAGEPGLLVGQINQQDPLRRFDGYVSESATSKKIAHSVFCKGDSAYLSGDVLVMDELGYMYFRDRSGDTFRWRGENVSTTEVESVLSRLLGQTDVAVYGVAVPGVEGKAGMAAIADPHSQLDPNAVYQELQKVLAPYARPIFLRLLPQVDTTGTFKIQKTRLQREAFDPRQTSDQLFFLDLKKGHYLPLDEGVYSRICSESHFVAPECCDVIAHSNLQLLSSSDPLASASRVAGTTGARHNTRLFLEMVSRSSSGWSPTRDLRRSALLDLLECWDYRREPPNAVPRVQLSHLSLK; encoded by the exons TGGCCTTTCTGTATTGATTCGTGTACGCCTGGAGCTGCGATGGCATCAGCGTGCTGGCCACACCATCCCACACATCTTCCAGGCAGTGGCACAGGGGCAGCCAGAGCGCCTGGCCCTGGTGGATGCCAGCAGTGGTGTGTCCTGGACCTTTGCACAGTTGAATACCTACTCCAATGCTGTGGCCAACCTCTTCCTCCAACTGGGCTTCGTACCGGGAGATGTGGTGGCAATCTTCCTGGAGGGCCGGCCAGAGTTTGTGGGGCTGTGGCTGGGCCTGGCCAAGGCAGGCGTGGAGGCTGCACTGCTCAATGTAAACCTGAGGCGTGAACCCCTGGCCTTCTGCCTGGGCACATCAGGAGCCAAGGCCCTGATCTTTGGTGGAGAAATGGCAGCGG CGGTGGCCGAAGTGAGTGGACAGCTGGGAAAGAGCCTGCTTAAGTTCTGCTCTGGAGACTTGGGGCCAGAGGACATCTTGCCGGATACACACCTTCTGGACCCGATGCTGAAGGAAGCCTCCACCGCCCCTCTGGCACAGCCCCCCAGCAAGGGCATGGATG ATCGGCTCTTCTACATCTATACGTCGGGGACCACGGGGCTGCCCAAAGCTGCCATTGTCGTGCATAGCAG GTACTACCGCATCGCAGCCTTTGGCCACCACGCCTACCGCATGCAGGCGACTGACGTGCTCTACGACTGCCTGCCTCTGTATCACTCGGCAG GGAACATCATGGGTGTGGGACAGTGTCTCCTCTACGGGTTGACCGTCGTCCTCCGCAAGAAATTTTCGGCCAGCCGCTTCTGGGATGACTGCGTCAAGTACAACTGCACG GTGGTCCAGTACATCGGGGAAATCTGCCGCTACTTGCTGAAGCAGCCGGCGCGCGAGGCTGAGAAGCGGCACCTTGTACGCCTGGCAGTGGGCAACGGGCTGCGGCCGGCCATCTGGGAGGAGTTCACGCAGCGCTTTGGCGTGCGCCAGATTGGCGAGTTCTACGGGGCCACTGAGTGCAACTGCAGCATCGCCAACATGGATGGCAAG gtcggtgcctgtggcttcaACAGCCGCATCCTGCCCCATGTATACCCCATCAAGCTGGTGAAGGTCAATGAGGACACTATGGAGCTGCTGCGGGATGCCCAGGGCCTCTGCATCCCATGCCAGGCCG GGGAGCCTGGCCTCCTCGTGGGCCAGATCAACCAGCAGGACCCACTGCGCCGCTTTGATGGCTATGTGAGTGAGAGCGCCACCAGCAAGAAGATCGCCCACAGTGTCTTCTGCAAGGGTGACAGCGCCTACCTCTCAG GTGATGTGCTGGTGATGGATGAACTTGGCTACATGTACTTCCGGGACCGCAGTGGGGACACCTTTCGCTGGCGTGGGGAGAATGTCTCTACCACTGAGGTGGAGAGTGTGCTGAGCCGCTTGCTGGGCCAGACAGATGTGGCCGTGTATGGGGTGGCTGTGCCAG GAGTGGAGGGCAAAGCAGGAATGGCAGCCATTGCAGACCCACACAGTCAGCTGGACCCCAACGCAGTGTACCAGGAGCTGCAGAAGGTGCTGGCACCCTATGCCCGGCCCATATTCTTGCGTCTCCTGCCCCAGGTGGACACCACAG GGACCTTCAAGATCCAGAAGACAAGGCTGCAGCGTGAGGCATTTGATCCACGGCAGACATCAGACCAACTCTTCTTCCTGGACCTGAAGAAGGGCCACTACCTGCCCCTGGACGAGGGTGTCTACAGCCGCATCTGCTCTG agtctcactttgtcgcccccgagtgctgtgacgtcatagctcacagcaacctccaactcttgagctcaagtgatcctcttgcctcagcctcccgagtagctggaactacaggcgcccgccacaatacccggctatttttagagatggtgtctcgctctagttcaggctggtctccaacccgtgaCCTCAGGCGATCCGCCCTCctcgacctcctagagtgctgggattacaggcgggagccaccgaACGCGGTCCCCCGTGTACAACTCTCACATCTCTCATTAAAGTAa
- the SLC27A1 gene encoding long-chain fatty acid transport protein 1 isoform X2: MPSRGGEPAPLGLHVDFWMLEMRAPGAGAASVASLALLWLLGLPWIWSAAAALCVYVGSGGWRFLRIVCKTARRDLFGLSVLIRVRLELRWHQRAGHTIPHIFQAVAQGQPERLALVDASSGVSWTFAQLNTYSNAVANLFLQLGFVPGDVVAIFLEGRPEFVGLWLGLAKAGVEAALLNVNLRREPLAFCLGTSGAKALIFGGEMAAAVAEVSGQLGKSLLKFCSGDLGPEDILPDTHLLDPMLKEASTAPLAQPPSKGMDDRLFYIYTSGTTGLPKAAIVVHSRYYRIAAFGHHAYRMQATDVLYDCLPLYHSAGNIMGVGQCLLYGLTVVLRKKFSASRFWDDCVKYNCTVVQYIGEICRYLLKQPAREAEKRHLVRLAVGNGLRPAIWEEFTQRFGVRQIGEFYGATECNCSIANMDGKVGACGFNSRILPHVYPIKLVKVNEDTMELLRDAQGLCIPCQAGEPGLLVGQINQQDPLRRFDGYVSESATSKKIAHSVFCKGDSAYLSGDVLVMDELGYMYFRDRSGDTFRWRGENVSTTEVESVLSRLLGQTDVAVYGVAVPGVEGKAGMAAIADPHSQLDPNAVYQELQKVLAPYARPIFLRLLPQVDTTGTFKIQKTRLQREAFDPRQTSDQLFFLDLKKGHYLPLDEGVYSRICSESHFVAPECCDVIAHSNLQLLSSSDPLASASRVAGTTGARHNTRLFLEMVSRSSSGWSPTRDLRRSALLDLLECWDYRREPPNAVPRVQLSHLSLK, translated from the exons TGGCCTTTCTGTATTGATTCGTGTACGCCTGGAGCTGCGATGGCATCAGCGTGCTGGCCACACCATCCCACACATCTTCCAGGCAGTGGCACAGGGGCAGCCAGAGCGCCTGGCCCTGGTGGATGCCAGCAGTGGTGTGTCCTGGACCTTTGCACAGTTGAATACCTACTCCAATGCTGTGGCCAACCTCTTCCTCCAACTGGGCTTCGTACCGGGAGATGTGGTGGCAATCTTCCTGGAGGGCCGGCCAGAGTTTGTGGGGCTGTGGCTGGGCCTGGCCAAGGCAGGCGTGGAGGCTGCACTGCTCAATGTAAACCTGAGGCGTGAACCCCTGGCCTTCTGCCTGGGCACATCAGGAGCCAAGGCCCTGATCTTTGGTGGAGAAATGGCAGCGG CGGTGGCCGAAGTGAGTGGACAGCTGGGAAAGAGCCTGCTTAAGTTCTGCTCTGGAGACTTGGGGCCAGAGGACATCTTGCCGGATACACACCTTCTGGACCCGATGCTGAAGGAAGCCTCCACCGCCCCTCTGGCACAGCCCCCCAGCAAGGGCATGGATG ATCGGCTCTTCTACATCTATACGTCGGGGACCACGGGGCTGCCCAAAGCTGCCATTGTCGTGCATAGCAG GTACTACCGCATCGCAGCCTTTGGCCACCACGCCTACCGCATGCAGGCGACTGACGTGCTCTACGACTGCCTGCCTCTGTATCACTCGGCAG GGAACATCATGGGTGTGGGACAGTGTCTCCTCTACGGGTTGACCGTCGTCCTCCGCAAGAAATTTTCGGCCAGCCGCTTCTGGGATGACTGCGTCAAGTACAACTGCACG GTGGTCCAGTACATCGGGGAAATCTGCCGCTACTTGCTGAAGCAGCCGGCGCGCGAGGCTGAGAAGCGGCACCTTGTACGCCTGGCAGTGGGCAACGGGCTGCGGCCGGCCATCTGGGAGGAGTTCACGCAGCGCTTTGGCGTGCGCCAGATTGGCGAGTTCTACGGGGCCACTGAGTGCAACTGCAGCATCGCCAACATGGATGGCAAG gtcggtgcctgtggcttcaACAGCCGCATCCTGCCCCATGTATACCCCATCAAGCTGGTGAAGGTCAATGAGGACACTATGGAGCTGCTGCGGGATGCCCAGGGCCTCTGCATCCCATGCCAGGCCG GGGAGCCTGGCCTCCTCGTGGGCCAGATCAACCAGCAGGACCCACTGCGCCGCTTTGATGGCTATGTGAGTGAGAGCGCCACCAGCAAGAAGATCGCCCACAGTGTCTTCTGCAAGGGTGACAGCGCCTACCTCTCAG GTGATGTGCTGGTGATGGATGAACTTGGCTACATGTACTTCCGGGACCGCAGTGGGGACACCTTTCGCTGGCGTGGGGAGAATGTCTCTACCACTGAGGTGGAGAGTGTGCTGAGCCGCTTGCTGGGCCAGACAGATGTGGCCGTGTATGGGGTGGCTGTGCCAG GAGTGGAGGGCAAAGCAGGAATGGCAGCCATTGCAGACCCACACAGTCAGCTGGACCCCAACGCAGTGTACCAGGAGCTGCAGAAGGTGCTGGCACCCTATGCCCGGCCCATATTCTTGCGTCTCCTGCCCCAGGTGGACACCACAG GGACCTTCAAGATCCAGAAGACAAGGCTGCAGCGTGAGGCATTTGATCCACGGCAGACATCAGACCAACTCTTCTTCCTGGACCTGAAGAAGGGCCACTACCTGCCCCTGGACGAGGGTGTCTACAGCCGCATCTGCTCTG agtctcactttgtcgcccccgagtgctgtgacgtcatagctcacagcaacctccaactcttgagctcaagtgatcctcttgcctcagcctcccgagtagctggaactacaggcgcccgccacaatacccggctatttttagagatggtgtctcgctctagttcaggctggtctccaacccgtgaCCTCAGGCGATCCGCCCTCctcgacctcctagagtgctgggattacaggcgggagccaccgaACGCGGTCCCCCGTGTACAACTCTCACATCTCTCATTAAAGTAa